The sequence ATCCCTTATGCTTTGTCCGATTCCTGACACAATATGCAATACTTCACTTGAATTGTATCTTAAGCCTCTACTTGGACAATAATAAACATCTTTATCTAATCTTCGTGCATTAGCATCTAAAAATGTGGTTATATTCAACATGTTTTTCCTCTTTAATTGGTTAAATGATTTCTTTGATTAGAATAAATAACTATTTTTTTAATCTTAAATTATTTCAAGTTCTCAATTTCCTTAATTACCTCATTTGCAACATCCATTGTCTTGTTCTTTCCACCTAAGTCAGGTGTCCTTACCTTTCCTTTTTCCAAGACATTTTCACAGGCCACTTTGACTTTTTCCGCCCAATAATCCTCATTAAGGTATTCAAGCATCATTGAAACTGACAGTATCATGGCTATCGGGTTTGATATATTGTTTCCTGCAATGTCCGGTGCGGATCCATGAACAGGCTCAAACAGTCCATGCCTGTCTCCAATGTTTCCGGAAGGAGCAAGTCCCAATCCACCAACAAGGCCTGCTGAGGCATCAGACAATATGTCTCCGAAAAGGTTGGATGTGACAATCACATCAAATTCCTGTGGCTTTGTCAGAAGGTACATGGCTGTTGCATCCACGTAATAATCATTTGTTTTGATATTTGGATAGTCTTGAGCTATCTTGTAGAATGATTCCTTAAACACTCCATCAGTCTTCTTCAATACGTTTGCCTTATGCACACAGGTTACAGACTCCTTTTCCAGCTTAATGGCCTGCTCGAAAGCAAGTCTTGATATCCTTTCGCTTGCTTTCCTGCTGATCACTCTATGTGCTATTGCCTTATCTCTATTTTCATCTATTGATTCAATTCCTGCATACAGTCCTTCAGTGTTTTCCCTTACAATAAGGAAATCCAGGTCATCAAAGAGGCAGTCTATGCCCTTGAATGATTTGATGGGCCTTAAGTTCGCATATGTATCCAATTCCTGTCTGAGTGTGATGATAGGGCTTTTTTGGCCAGGAGTTGAAGTGATTGCCCCAAAGAGGGTGGCCTTTGCATTTCTTGCTATCCTGATTGTCTCTTCAGGTATGGTTGTTCCATTCCTGTCAAAGCATTCCCTACCTGCTTCCGCTTCGATGAAATCGAAGTTCAAGTCAAGGGATTCCAGTACAGCCACTCCAGCTTCTGTAACTTCCTTTCCTATTCCATCTCCATCTATTCTTGCTATTTTAATCATTATTTTCAGAATCCTAAATTTTTTCAAATCTTTTTTTATTAAGTCTTAATTTAATATTTTTTAAAATAATTTTTAATTTAATATATTATATTATGTTCTTTTATATAAAAAACTTTTGCAATTTTAAACCTTAATGTATATTTTTGTACATTATTGTCTTTATTGATTATGATATTATTTGTGTATTATAATACTGTTCGTATAAAGTCGAAATATTTATATACTTGTAAATTATAATAATAATTAAGTACATTCAATTGTATAAATAAGTATAGCTGATTATTCATATGATTGAATGATTTTAAGTAAAATTTATTTTGGATAATTAATGTTTTAGGATGGTAATAATATGGAAAAGTCAATTGATGATCTTATATTAGACTTAAAGGATGATGATGATTTCGTTAAGGAAGAGGCAATCGGTTCACTTGAGCTTAAAGGTGAAGAGGCAGTTGAACCTCTCATTGCAGCATTGGATCAAAGAGATAAGAACATTAAGCTTGGTGCAATTGAAGTCTTGAAGGCCATTGGAGATAAAAGAGCTATCCCAGCACTTGTAAAAACCTTGGAAGACAGAAACAAATGGGTAAGACAGGAAGCTTCAACAGCTTTGACCACCATGGGTGATGAAGCCATTGAACCGGTCATTGCAGAATTGGACAATCCTAAATGGAGAGTAAGAGGTGCGGCTTGCTGGATTTTAGGCGCACTTGACGCTAAGGAAGCTCTTCCAAAACTCGAAGAGCTATTGAATGATGAAAGCTCTTTTGTGCAATACGGTGCAAAAGATGCAATCAACAGATTAAAGGATGAATAATTAATTTATTCATTTTCTCTTTTTTTTACTTTTTTCATAATTACTTTTTTTAATTGTTCTATACTTTTTTCGATTTTAAACTATTATATAATGCTTTTTTTAATTTTTAAATTATTAATTGAATATTTTTTTAGATTTTTAAAAATTATTTTTTTAAGATCAGTTACTTTTCAACTGCTGTCTATAAGTTTATTTATAATGCTTTACAAAATATAATTAGATAAGAAAAAATAATTTTAAGACAAAAAAAGGTTTTATTTATGATTACAATTACTATAGCTGAAGAGGAAGTTTTAAATCAAATCAAGTCATATTCATCAGAAAAAATAGATGTTTCCCTCTTGAAAGAGGATTTGGGAATCTATGAACATGATTTAAATGATTTGCTAAACAGCTTGAAGTCTAAAGGATTGGTCTTCTATGATGGATCTACAGTTCAGCTAAAAGAAGTGGATGCACAGATAAACACTGTAGATTCAAAAGAGGATGTAATAAATGCTGAATTGAACCAAAAGGAAAAGGCATCCTTCGAAATCATCAAATCCTTGGCCGATGATAAGGGATTTGTCTCAAGATATGAAATTGAAGGAAATCTTTTATATGGGGACTTGAAGCTATCTGACTTTAGAATGTATCATATATTGTTGTCTTTGGAAAACAAGGGGCTCATTAAAGCCGTTTATAGAAAAAATGGAGATTATTATAAAATATTATAATCTCTAAATTTTCATTCTTTTTTTTAGTCTTGACTTTTAAGATAATCTGCCTTTTACTATTTCAATCTATTTTTTTCATAAAATCATTAATGATGTTTAACACATTTTCAATATTGCTGCCAATCAATATGTTGTGTTTTGTCTTATCAAAAACAAGCAATTCAGCATCCTTAATGTTATCGCTTATTTTCATTTGAATGTCCAAATCTGTCAAATTGTCTTCTTTTCCAGCAATCACCACTGTAGGAACATCAATCTCACTTAATTTATCGGTTATATTGAATCCGTATCCTGCCTCTATTCCCTTTTTGATTCCTTCCACATTTGCCACTTCTGCAGCTTCATATTTCAGGGCTTCCAACACTTCATTATGCTCTTCAAGCATGTCTTCAGTTAATGTATATGGCAATATGGTGTCGAAGAATTCAACGAATCCCTGATTGATTGCTGTCCTGAAATCATCAAATATCCTTTCCAATATTTCTGTGTGTTCCGGGAAACTGGACATGATTATGAGTCCATTGACCATCTCAGGATGATTTACAGCAAGGTCCAATATGACATTTCCACCTAATGAAAGCCCTACAAATGTTGCATTCTCTATGTTTAGAGCCTTCAATAAGAGATAGAGGTCTTCCATATACAGGTCGATTGTAGTCTTTCTCTCATCATCACCGGATTCTCCATGGCCTCTAAGGTCAAAAATCAATGTCTGATAGTCATTCTTTAGGTTTTCAGTCAATACTTTCCAATAATTCAGGTTATCGGACAATCCATGAACGAAAACTATTGTCTTTCCTTCTCCTTCAAGTTCATAATTTATATTAATGTCATTGATCATCATTTTAGTCATATTAAATCATTTATTTTAAGTTTAATATAATGTTTTTTCTTATTTGGATTAAGTATTTGATATAGTAATCACAACCAGCATTAAAACTTTTCATAATTTTTATTATTTTATCTGAAATTTGTAATAATTTTAGTAATATTTATATTATAGAAAGTAATAATATATAAATAGAATATTAATAATGTTGAGATTTTTATTAAAAAAGTAATAATTGATGAAAATTTAATTATTAATTATTTGTATTGTAGTTTTAGGTGTTTAATATGATGAGAATAAGTATGTCTTTACCAAAAAAGCTTTTGGCTGAGTTTGATGAAGTTTTAAAAGACAGAGGTTACCAATCACGTTCAAAAGGTATTCGTGATGCCTTAAGTGATTATATCTTAAGATATCAATGGATGAACGAAATGGAAGGTCAAAGGGTAGGAGTAATCACCATCATCTACGACCATCATTTCACTGGAGTTATGGAAAGCTTGGCAGACATCCAGCATGATTATAGAAAGGAAATCAATGCAAGTATGCATATTCACATGACCCACAAATACTGTATGGAAGTCATTGTCGTAAACGGTGAAGTCACTCAAATCAGAGACCTTACCGAAAGAATGATGAGACTTAAAGGTGTAGAGCATGTAAAGCTTACCTCTACAGCAAACGGTGAGTCCTTGGACCATGATCACGACCATGACCATGATCATGACCACAGTCACTAAATCAAGTCTTAAAATTCTATTTTTCTTTTATTTTTTAATTAAAAGTTCATTGTTTCAATGAATTTTTATTTATTTTTCTATTTTTTAAAAAAAGAGTTTAAATTATCTATTGATTTATTTTTTAATTTTTTTAGCAGAATTGAATTATTACCTTATCTATTTTTATATTTTAAAATCCATATTTCATTATAAGTGTTATTATGAAATTTAAAGTCAATTCCTATCATTTCAAGCTATTGAGAGACTATGAAAGGCTCAGTGCTTTCAAGGAAGCAATTGATGACTATGCCAAAAGAATGAATGATGATGGTTCCAATGCTTTAGACGATTCTGATAAGAAAATAGCTTTTGATTTGGGATGCGGTTCTGGAGTTTTAAGCTATTTTGCACAAACATATATGGATAGGATAATAGCTATTGAACTGAATAATTCGGCCTATCAATTAGCTAAAGAGAACCTTAAAGGATTCGATAGGATCCAAGTCTATAATGATGATATATTGAGTTTCGATTTCAGTAAATTGAATGAAAAGGCTGATCTGATTATCTGTGAGATGTTGGACACTGCCCTCATTGATGAGGAGGAAGTTCCAGTCTTGAATCGTGCCAAGGAATATTTGAAGGAAGATGGGGAAATCATTCCAAAGGGTATCATCAATTCAGCAGAACCTATTTTCATGAACAATCATTTCATACAGTATGAGGATGATGAATACAGTCCTGTTTATATTGCCTTAGGGAAATCTGTTGTTTACAGCAAATTTGATTTCCTTGATGAGATTGATCCCAATTTCAGTGCAGTTATTGATTTGGAGGTATTCGGCAAAAAGGATCTGCAAGAGATTGGTCTTGAAGAGAAGCTATTGGGAGAGAGATATGAAAAATTCGACTTTAAAGAAAATTTTAATATCAGGGAAGATAAATTAAAGATTAATGGCATCAAGCTTACAAGCTTTACCAAATTGAATGAAAATATTATCTGTGGGCCAACTCCCATGATGAATCCTGAAATGCTTATACCAATTGAAGAGATTGAAGTGAGATCTGGCGATACAATCAGGATAAGATTGGAATATGTCATGGGTGGGGGAGTGGAGACCATCAATACAGAAATTTTGGATATCATTCATGATTGATTCTGTTTGATTAGATAATGTTCAACCTATGAAAAATATGCTGAATGCATAATAATTTAGTTGTATTTCAAGTGTAAAAATTTTCATGATTTTCAAATATGTTCCATTGTGATAAAATGTTAAATAATTTTGATAAAATAAGTACGGATATTGATTTGTTTTTGGAAAATTGCGATAGTCTCATTGTATTAGGAATAGGAAATGATATTCGTGGAGATGATGGTTTAGGACCATATATAATCAATCAGTTATCCATTTTAAAGGCTTATGTTTTAAATAATTCAAATATCGATGATATCCGCCAAGAAATTAATATAAATCAAAATGAAAATCAAGATAATGAATTTGAGTTTTTTGATAATGTAATTGACATTAACACTGGAAATACACCTCTAGATGAGGGTATTGATTCGTACATCGACAAACTTAATGTTGATGTAAATGAGTCATTGATTGAAAGGATGAAAAAAACATTTTTTATCAATGGCGGTTCTGTCCCAGAAAACTTCACAGGGCTTATAAAGAAAATCAATCCTTCCCATATCATAATCATCGATGCAAGCCTGATGAATATGGAAGCAGGTGAGATAAATATTGTAAATAAGGACAATATTGTGGATATCAGCATTTCAACACACTCAATGTCATTAGCATATCTCATCAGATATCTTGAATTGGAAAACGAGTTCAACATTCTTTTCATAGGCATAGAGCCCGAATCAATGGACTTGTCATTTGAATTGTCTGATAATGTAAAAGAGTCATCTAATGGGCTTGTAAAATTATTGTTCGATAAGATTTTGGGTATCTGATTTTTCGAGATTATTCTTGTTTTATTTTTTTTAAGTAAATTTTATTTAATAGGATTTTAAATATAATAATAGATTAACGATTATTCTTCTATTTTGAGTAATGAATGGAATTCCAAATGTGATTTTATGAAAGTGTTGTTTATTGGATCAAGATTATACGATGATGTGGCCTATCATGTGGATGAATTGGGAGTGGAAAGCATAATAACTGAATCAAATGAGGAAGCTCCTAATTTGGATTTGCCTAGCAAATATTATATCGTTCCAAGAGGAATGGATAAGCCAATGGAAATAGCCATTGAAGAGAAGGTAGATGCTATCGTTCCTCTTTTAGGCATTGACCCTCCATTGATGGATGTGGCAATCATGAAAGAGGAAATTGAAGAGAAGCACAATATTCCTGTAATTTCTTCCAATGTCAACGCTGTTTCAATTGCATCAGATAAGATAAAAACCAAGGAATTCTTTAAATCAATCAATCTCAATGTTCCACCTGCAAAGGTCTTGAATAAGGATGATTTCGATAGTGAAGAGGAATTTTTAGGAAAATTAGGCTTTGAATTCCCTATAGTCTTGAAACAGGGAGAAGGTCAAGGGGGTAAGGATATTTGCATAACAAATCAATATGATGATGTCTTGGAATATTTTAACACTTTTGAACAGGCTTTAATTGAAAAGTTCATTGAAGGGTCTGAAGTTTCAATTGAAGTTATCGGATGGGATGGAGAATATCTGCCTTTGGTTCCAGTCTACAAGGGAGAAACCAATCTGGAAGGAATACATCCGATAAAAAGGCTCAGATATGGTCCTTGTGATTTTGACGAGATGGATAATGAGGAGTTCAGAAAGATAGCCAAGCACATAGCTACAAATCTCAAGTCTGAAGGAACAATAGATATGGACTTAATCTATTCAAAAGATGAAAACAAGGTCTATGCGATTGAAATAAACACTCGTCCAAGCGGAACAAGGTATCTCTCCTTTGCATGTACAGACTTGAATCCATTGAATTTGCTTGTAGATATAGCTATTGGAAAATTCGATGTTGAGACTCTTGAAAGTGAAATGAAAAGTTATTATACTTTAGAAATACCAATAGGTGATTATGAAGGGCCAGCTCCTCAAGAGCCTGTAAAGGAGTATGTCAATGGCAATTTCATTGTACATGGTCCTAAAGGTTATCAAAGACTTACCATAAGAGGAAACACCCGAGAGGAAACCTTTGAAATAGCTAAGGAATTAACAGGCAATGATTATAATATTTAATTTTTTTTATCAGTTTTGATTTTTTTTCATTTTAGAATTTTTTTTTGAAAAATATTTGTTAAAATTCTATTATCAAAAAACT is a genomic window of Methanobrevibacter sp. containing:
- the aksF gene encoding homoisocitrate dehydrogenase, whose amino-acid sequence is MIKIARIDGDGIGKEVTEAGVAVLESLDLNFDFIEAEAGRECFDRNGTTIPEETIRIARNAKATLFGAITSTPGQKSPIITLRQELDTYANLRPIKSFKGIDCLFDDLDFLIVRENTEGLYAGIESIDENRDKAIAHRVISRKASERISRLAFEQAIKLEKESVTCVHKANVLKKTDGVFKESFYKIAQDYPNIKTNDYYVDATAMYLLTKPQEFDVIVTSNLFGDILSDASAGLVGGLGLAPSGNIGDRHGLFEPVHGSAPDIAGNNISNPIAMILSVSMMLEYLNEDYWAEKVKVACENVLEKGKVRTPDLGGKNKTMDVANEVIKEIENLK
- a CDS encoding HEAT repeat domain-containing protein — protein: MEKSIDDLILDLKDDDDFVKEEAIGSLELKGEEAVEPLIAALDQRDKNIKLGAIEVLKAIGDKRAIPALVKTLEDRNKWVRQEASTALTTMGDEAIEPVIAELDNPKWRVRGAACWILGALDAKEALPKLEELLNDESSFVQYGAKDAINRLKDE
- a CDS encoding alpha/beta hydrolase, translated to MTKMMINDININYELEGEGKTIVFVHGLSDNLNYWKVLTENLKNDYQTLIFDLRGHGESGDDERKTTIDLYMEDLYLLLKALNIENATFVGLSLGGNVILDLAVNHPEMVNGLIIMSSFPEHTEILERIFDDFRTAINQGFVEFFDTILPYTLTEDMLEEHNEVLEALKYEAAEVANVEGIKKGIEAGYGFNITDKLSEIDVPTVVIAGKEDNLTDLDIQMKISDNIKDAELLVFDKTKHNILIGSNIENVLNIINDFMKKID
- the nikR gene encoding nickel-responsive transcriptional regulator NikR, producing MMRISMSLPKKLLAEFDEVLKDRGYQSRSKGIRDALSDYILRYQWMNEMEGQRVGVITIIYDHHFTGVMESLADIQHDYRKEINASMHIHMTHKYCMEVIVVNGEVTQIRDLTERMMRLKGVEHVKLTSTANGESLDHDHDHDHDHDHSH
- a CDS encoding methyltransferase domain-containing protein, encoding MKFKVNSYHFKLLRDYERLSAFKEAIDDYAKRMNDDGSNALDDSDKKIAFDLGCGSGVLSYFAQTYMDRIIAIELNNSAYQLAKENLKGFDRIQVYNDDILSFDFSKLNEKADLIICEMLDTALIDEEEVPVLNRAKEYLKEDGEIIPKGIINSAEPIFMNNHFIQYEDDEYSPVYIALGKSVVYSKFDFLDEIDPNFSAVIDLEVFGKKDLQEIGLEEKLLGERYEKFDFKENFNIREDKLKINGIKLTSFTKLNENIICGPTPMMNPEMLIPIEEIEVRSGDTIRIRLEYVMGGGVETINTEILDIIHD
- a CDS encoding hydrogenase maturation protease: MLNNFDKISTDIDLFLENCDSLIVLGIGNDIRGDDGLGPYIINQLSILKAYVLNNSNIDDIRQEININQNENQDNEFEFFDNVIDINTGNTPLDEGIDSYIDKLNVDVNESLIERMKKTFFINGGSVPENFTGLIKKINPSHIIIIDASLMNMEAGEINIVNKDNIVDISISTHSMSLAYLIRYLELENEFNILFIGIEPESMDLSFELSDNVKESSNGLVKLLFDKILGI
- a CDS encoding ATP-grasp domain-containing protein, whose amino-acid sequence is MKVLFIGSRLYDDVAYHVDELGVESIITESNEEAPNLDLPSKYYIVPRGMDKPMEIAIEEKVDAIVPLLGIDPPLMDVAIMKEEIEEKHNIPVISSNVNAVSIASDKIKTKEFFKSINLNVPPAKVLNKDDFDSEEEFLGKLGFEFPIVLKQGEGQGGKDICITNQYDDVLEYFNTFEQALIEKFIEGSEVSIEVIGWDGEYLPLVPVYKGETNLEGIHPIKRLRYGPCDFDEMDNEEFRKIAKHIATNLKSEGTIDMDLIYSKDENKVYAIEINTRPSGTRYLSFACTDLNPLNLLVDIAIGKFDVETLESEMKSYYTLEIPIGDYEGPAPQEPVKEYVNGNFIVHGPKGYQRLTIRGNTREETFEIAKELTGNDYNI